From a single Cytophagales bacterium WSM2-2 genomic region:
- a CDS encoding alpha/beta hydrolase, which yields MKRNALPSDAFFICMKKFYFSFILCFASSLICTHSHGQLNQAIDAGKFVKANGINFYYETFGKGDTVLLLHGNSESLKSFSKQIPELSKQFFVIAMDSRGQGNSSDDGKKITYELMAEDVNAFLNKLQMKNVNILGWSDGGNTGLILAMKHPDKVRKLATMGANLYNDKTSVDEKTNKQLKGLREELTKQKVASSDIRVRMTDLLLNEPKINPDDLKAIKCPVLVMAGSEDVIKEPHTRLIASKIGKSKLVIFTPGTHYEPQENPERFNKTVMDFFTGK from the coding sequence ATGAAAAGGAATGCGTTACCTAGTGACGCATTCTTTATTTGTATGAAAAAATTTTACTTCTCCTTCATTCTTTGCTTTGCTTCGAGCCTTATCTGTACCCACTCCCACGGGCAGCTCAACCAAGCCATTGATGCTGGAAAATTTGTCAAAGCCAACGGGATAAATTTTTATTACGAAACTTTTGGCAAAGGAGATACTGTGCTCTTGCTTCATGGCAATTCTGAATCTCTGAAATCATTCAGCAAACAAATTCCTGAATTGTCAAAACAGTTTTTTGTGATTGCAATGGACTCGCGTGGACAGGGCAATTCCTCAGATGATGGAAAAAAGATTACCTATGAATTGATGGCCGAAGATGTAAATGCATTCCTGAACAAGTTGCAGATGAAAAACGTCAACATCCTTGGCTGGAGTGATGGCGGGAACACCGGGTTAATTTTAGCCATGAAGCATCCTGATAAAGTGAGGAAGCTCGCTACGATGGGTGCGAATCTCTACAACGACAAAACTTCAGTAGATGAGAAGACAAACAAGCAATTGAAGGGCTTGCGCGAAGAGTTAACAAAACAAAAAGTGGCCAGCTCTGATATCCGTGTGCGGATGACCGACCTTCTGTTGAATGAGCCAAAAATTAATCCCGATGATTTGAAAGCGATCAAGTGTCCTGTTCTCGTAATGGCCGGATCAGAAGATGTAATAAAGGAGCCACACACCAGGCTCATCGCCAGCAAAATCGGAAAATCCAAACTGGTGATATTCACTCCGGGTACACATTACGAACCACAGGAAAACCCGGAGCGATTTAACAAAACCGTAATGGATTTCTTCACCGGCAAGTAA
- the gltA gene encoding citrate synthase, whose amino-acid sequence MAKTADLIIDGKTYKLPIIEGTEKEIALDISNLLEEAGAITLDLGYKNTGATKSAITFLDGDKGILRYRGYGIEELAAQSNFLEVAYLLIFGELPSPDQYKKFSDDIKLHTMVHEDTRKILDGFPSSSHPMGVLASMFCAQTAFYPESLDPNRSAEAVYLSIVRSLAKMPTFAAWAYKNAMGHPVNYPDNSLDYCSRFLKMMYGLPAEHYEVDPVVADALDKLLILHADHEQNCSTSTVRIVGSSKASIYSSISAGINALWGPLHGGANQEVIIMLENIRKDGGDTDKWIAKAKDKNSGFRLMGFGHRVYKNFDPRAKIIKKAADDVLKKLGVNDPVLDIAMKLEEVALRDSYFIERKLYPNVDFYSGIIYRALGIPVDMFTVMFAMGRLPGWIAQWKELRENKEPIGRPRQIYTGQNLRPYVPIKKR is encoded by the coding sequence ATGGCGAAGACTGCTGACCTCATAATTGACGGAAAAACCTACAAACTCCCCATCATTGAGGGGACTGAAAAAGAAATAGCTCTTGACATCAGCAATCTTCTGGAGGAAGCCGGGGCTATCACCCTCGATCTCGGTTACAAAAATACCGGTGCTACCAAAAGTGCAATCACTTTCCTGGATGGCGATAAGGGGATTCTCCGTTACCGTGGATATGGAATTGAAGAACTGGCAGCCCAGTCTAATTTTTTGGAAGTTGCTTACCTGTTGATTTTTGGTGAACTGCCTAGCCCCGATCAATACAAAAAATTCTCTGACGATATCAAGTTGCATACCATGGTGCATGAAGATACCCGGAAAATACTGGATGGGTTCCCTTCATCCTCCCACCCGATGGGAGTCCTGGCTTCTATGTTTTGTGCACAAACTGCATTTTACCCGGAGTCACTTGATCCGAACAGATCTGCCGAGGCTGTCTACCTGAGCATTGTGCGCTCGCTGGCAAAGATGCCAACATTCGCAGCCTGGGCTTATAAAAACGCAATGGGACACCCGGTTAATTACCCGGATAATTCCCTTGATTACTGCTCTCGCTTTTTGAAAATGATGTACGGCCTTCCGGCAGAACACTATGAAGTTGACCCAGTCGTAGCCGATGCGCTTGATAAATTGCTGATCCTCCATGCTGATCATGAGCAAAACTGCTCAACATCTACCGTGCGAATTGTAGGATCATCAAAGGCAAGCATCTATTCTTCTATTTCTGCTGGCATCAATGCCCTGTGGGGGCCTCTTCATGGAGGCGCCAACCAGGAAGTGATCATCATGCTGGAAAACATCCGCAAAGATGGTGGCGATACTGACAAGTGGATCGCAAAAGCAAAAGACAAGAACAGTGGCTTCCGACTGATGGGATTCGGTCACCGTGTGTACAAGAACTTTGACCCACGCGCCAAGATCATCAAAAAGGCAGCAGACGATGTATTGAAAAAACTGGGAGTAAATGACCCTGTATTGGACATCGCGATGAAACTGGAAGAAGTTGCTTTGCGCGATTCGTATTTCATCGAAAGAAAATTGTATCCAAACGTGGATTTCTATTCAGGTATCATTTATCGCGCCTTGGGCATTCCGGTGGATATGTTCACTGTTATGTTCGCGATGGGCCGCCTGCCCGGATGGATTGCACAATGGAAAGAGTTACGTGAAAATAAAGAGCCGATTGGAAGACCTCGTCAGATTTATACTGGTCAAAACCTGAGGCCTTATGTGCCCATTAAAAAGAGATAG
- the recA gene encoding protein RecA, whose protein sequence is MTADAKEKMKALQLTIDKLEKTYGKGTVMKLSDEKIMDVPAISTGSLGLDIALGIGGIPRGRVTEIYGPESSGKTTLTMHAIAEAQKKGGLAAFIDAEHAFDKSYAEKLGIDTENLLISQPDNGEQALEIAEHLIRSGAIDIIVIDSVAALVPKGELEGEMGESKMGLQARLMSQALRKLTGTISKTGCACVFINQLREKIGIVFGNPETTTGGNALKFYASVRLDIRRIGQIKESSDDITGNRVKVKVVKNKVAPPFKVVEFDIMYGRGISKSGEIVDLGVELNVIQKSGSWFSYNGNKLGQGRDSVKQLIEDNPELSEELEKKIKEKISSGGEEVKKAEE, encoded by the coding sequence ATGACCGCAGACGCAAAAGAAAAAATGAAAGCGCTTCAGCTGACCATTGATAAGCTCGAAAAAACCTATGGCAAAGGCACTGTGATGAAGCTAAGTGATGAGAAAATTATGGATGTTCCGGCTATTTCGACAGGTTCGCTCGGCTTGGACATAGCATTGGGCATTGGGGGTATTCCGCGCGGTCGCGTTACCGAAATCTATGGACCTGAATCGTCAGGAAAGACTACGCTGACGATGCATGCCATTGCCGAAGCTCAGAAAAAAGGTGGGCTCGCAGCATTTATTGATGCCGAGCACGCGTTTGACAAATCGTATGCAGAGAAACTAGGTATTGATACCGAAAATCTGCTGATTTCTCAGCCTGATAATGGTGAGCAAGCACTTGAAATTGCTGAGCACCTGATCAGGTCCGGAGCGATCGATATCATTGTGATCGACTCAGTTGCCGCCCTCGTACCGAAAGGTGAATTGGAAGGCGAAATGGGTGAAAGTAAAATGGGATTGCAGGCCAGACTAATGTCTCAGGCGTTGAGAAAACTAACCGGAACGATTAGCAAAACAGGTTGTGCCTGCGTTTTCATCAATCAACTTCGCGAGAAAATTGGAATTGTGTTTGGCAATCCCGAAACGACAACGGGTGGTAACGCACTTAAATTTTATGCCTCCGTGCGCCTCGACATTCGCCGGATAGGGCAAATCAAAGAGTCCTCTGACGATATTACTGGCAACCGGGTAAAAGTGAAGGTGGTGAAGAACAAAGTTGCGCCTCCATTTAAGGTAGTCGAGTTTGATATTATGTATGGAAGGGGTATTTCCAAGTCAGGTGAGATTGTTGATCTGGGTGTTGAACTTAATGTTATTCAAAAGTCAGGCTCCTGGTTTTCATATAATGGGAACAAATTAGGACAGGGACGTGATTCGGTTAAACAGCTGATCGAAGACAACCCGGAACTGTCTGAAGAGCTTGAAAAGAAAATTAAAGAGAAGATCTCCAGCGGAGGTGAGGAAGTGAAGAAGGCTGAAGAATAA
- a CDS encoding activator of HSP90 ATPase → METALKTITVENTVKASVEKVWKFWTEPQHIKKWNNASDDWHTPAAENDVRTGGKFNVRMEAKDGSFGFDFGGVYDEVKTHQVIAYTMGDGRKVNIKFAANGNETKVTETFEPETQNSIEMQRGGWQAILDNFKKYTEAN, encoded by the coding sequence ATGGAAACTGCACTTAAAACCATCACAGTAGAGAACACAGTAAAAGCTTCTGTCGAAAAAGTATGGAAGTTCTGGACCGAACCCCAGCACATCAAAAAATGGAACAATGCCTCTGACGACTGGCATACTCCTGCTGCGGAAAATGATGTGAGGACTGGAGGTAAATTCAATGTAAGAATGGAAGCTAAGGACGGAAGCTTTGGATTTGATTTTGGAGGCGTTTATGACGAAGTAAAAACACACCAAGTGATTGCATACACCATGGGCGATGGCCGTAAAGTCAATATCAAATTTGCTGCGAACGGAAATGAAACAAAAGTGACTGAGACATTTGAACCAGAGACGCAGAATTCGATTGAGATGCAACGAGGCGGCTGGCAGGCTATACTTGACAATTTCAAAAAATATACGGAAGCCAATTAA
- a CDS encoding DNA-directed RNA polymerase sigma-70 factor, which yields MNLEDFQTRVLPAKNKLFRFALRLLGSTEEAKDVVQETMIKVWNGRDMAEVQNMEAWCMRITKNLSLDKLRSRQRKSTGPISENFEIAQESLSPHEKTEIHESMKRIDEMMAALPDKQRQVMHLRDIEGYSYNEICDILELDMNQVKVSLFRARNAVREKLLKLNAYGL from the coding sequence ATGAACCTCGAAGACTTTCAAACCCGCGTTTTGCCGGCCAAAAACAAGCTTTTTCGCTTTGCTTTGCGACTTTTGGGCAGCACGGAAGAGGCTAAAGACGTGGTGCAAGAGACGATGATCAAGGTGTGGAACGGGCGCGATATGGCCGAAGTGCAGAACATGGAAGCCTGGTGTATGCGCATCACAAAGAATCTGTCGCTGGACAAGCTCCGGAGCCGCCAGCGCAAATCTACAGGCCCGATCAGCGAGAATTTTGAAATTGCGCAGGAGAGTTTGTCGCCACATGAGAAAACCGAAATTCATGAAAGCATGAAAAGAATTGACGAAATGATGGCTGCACTGCCCGACAAACAACGGCAGGTGATGCACCTGCGCGACATTGAGGGTTACAGTTACAATGAAATTTGCGATATACTGGAACTGGATATGAACCAGGTGAAGGTGAGTTTGTTTCGCGCCCGGAATGCCGTGCGTGAGAAGTTACTTAAACTGAATGCTTATGGACTCTAA
- a CDS encoding ABC transporter ATP-binding protein produces the protein METVLSTNKLTKNFGKLCAVNRLDLEVMKGQVFGMLGPNGSGKTTTLGMLMGVTNPTSGSFTWFGEPSTNITRKKIGAVLEHPIFYPYLSGQKNLELNAMIKGADPSNIPKVLEIVELSTRKDDKYKTYSLGMKQRLAIASALVSDPIILILDEPTNGLDPMGIAEIREIVKRIAADGKTIILASHLLDEVQKVCTHFAILRKGNLVHSGPVDDVGKGEETVEVVAYHDDLSHILHEFRGALSVKSENGKFSVRMRESFHAVDLNKFLFEKGIIASHILTQKKSLEKQFLEILSESASQPIKN, from the coding sequence TTGGAAACAGTTCTTTCAACCAACAAGCTGACCAAGAATTTTGGAAAGCTTTGTGCAGTAAACCGCCTCGACCTGGAAGTAATGAAAGGGCAGGTGTTTGGTATGCTTGGCCCCAATGGCAGTGGGAAGACCACTACGTTGGGAATGCTCATGGGTGTGACCAACCCGACTTCAGGAAGTTTCACCTGGTTTGGCGAGCCGTCCACGAATATCACCCGGAAAAAAATTGGTGCCGTACTTGAGCATCCGATCTTCTATCCATACCTGAGCGGTCAAAAGAACCTGGAGCTGAATGCCATGATCAAAGGCGCTGACCCCTCGAATATTCCCAAGGTTCTGGAAATAGTTGAACTTAGTACACGTAAAGACGATAAGTATAAGACATACTCGCTGGGTATGAAGCAACGTCTGGCCATTGCCTCTGCGCTGGTGAGCGACCCGATTATTCTGATCCTCGATGAACCGACCAATGGACTTGACCCGATGGGTATTGCTGAGATTCGTGAAATTGTAAAACGGATCGCAGCTGATGGAAAGACCATCATACTCGCCAGTCACTTGTTGGATGAAGTTCAGAAAGTATGTACGCACTTTGCAATTCTGAGAAAGGGCAACCTGGTGCACTCCGGACCTGTCGATGATGTTGGCAAGGGTGAGGAGACTGTGGAAGTGGTAGCTTACCATGATGACTTGTCACATATACTGCACGAATTCCGCGGAGCGCTTTCTGTAAAATCAGAGAACGGCAAGTTCAGCGTGCGCATGCGCGAAAGTTTTCACGCGGTGGATCTGAATAAATTCCTTTTCGAAAAGGGAATTATAGCATCGCATATCCTCACTCAGAAAAAGAGCCTGGAGAAACAGTTTTTGGAAATCTTGTCGGAGAGCGCCAGCCAACCTATAAAAAATTAA
- a CDS encoding ABC transporter permease translates to MLHLLKVDLKKMTSYRTFWVVCGLYFITLAFTTASGMEFLKWLASFIGGFGQKINIDRIPLYHFPDVWQNLVYVSGLFKVVLAIMVVISITNEFQYRTIRQNIIDGMSRWEFLFSKILTNVLLSLMSVTMIFLIGMVTGMIYSPEVVWSDVFTDLEFFPAYFLEIFEFLSYALMLGILVQRSGLTIILLLLSHMIEAILKVNLPDDQDWLGQFFPMQSITNLVSLPFARYALQQIQDYVSLSAVAIALTWTFLFNYFSYLRLKKSDI, encoded by the coding sequence ATGTTACACTTACTGAAAGTTGATTTAAAGAAGATGACAAGCTACCGCACCTTCTGGGTGGTGTGCGGCTTGTATTTTATTACGCTTGCATTCACTACTGCGAGTGGAATGGAATTCTTAAAGTGGCTAGCTTCTTTTATTGGAGGGTTCGGCCAGAAAATAAATATCGACAGGATTCCTCTTTATCATTTCCCGGATGTTTGGCAGAACCTGGTTTACGTCAGCGGACTGTTTAAAGTAGTGCTGGCAATAATGGTGGTGATCTCTATCACCAACGAATTTCAATATCGCACCATTCGTCAGAATATCATTGATGGAATGAGCCGTTGGGAATTTCTCTTTTCAAAGATTCTGACCAACGTACTGTTAAGTCTCATGAGCGTAACGATGATCTTCCTGATAGGTATGGTCACAGGAATGATCTACTCCCCGGAAGTTGTATGGTCTGATGTTTTCACGGACCTGGAATTTTTCCCGGCATACTTTCTTGAAATTTTTGAATTTCTCTCTTATGCGTTGATGCTCGGCATCCTCGTACAGCGTTCAGGTCTAACTATAATCCTGTTACTCCTATCGCATATGATTGAGGCAATCCTAAAAGTGAACCTGCCGGACGATCAGGATTGGCTTGGCCAGTTCTTCCCGATGCAATCCATCACTAACCTGGTGTCGCTCCCTTTTGCCAGGTATGCCTTGCAGCAAATTCAGGATTATGTTTCGTTGAGTGCAGTTGCCATTGCCCTAACCTGGACTTTTCTCTTCAACTATTTTTCATATCTCAGGCTGAAGAAATCAGACATTTAA
- a CDS encoding glycosyl transferase produces MDISLIIPAKDEEESIPELIQWISRVMQSHGFSYEIIFIDDGSTDGTWDQIKKAAEANPSVKGLKFNRNFGKSAALHMGFKAAQGEVVITMDADLQDSPDEIPELYKLIKEQKFQLVSGWKKKRHDPITKTLPSRFFNYVTRRISGIKLHDFNCGLKAYESEVVKNITVYGEMHRYIPVLAKWAGFTRITEKVVEHRERKYGYSKFGWERFVRGFLDLLTITFVGRFAKRPMHFFGAWGIVSFLLGFAFTIKILWDKMDSVFISKIPLKRDVTEQPIFYLALVAVVIGVQLFLVGFLAELLASQSVSKKDYLVIEKV; encoded by the coding sequence TTGGATATATCACTGATCATTCCCGCTAAGGACGAGGAAGAATCTATACCGGAATTGATACAATGGATAAGCCGTGTGATGCAATCGCACGGCTTTTCATATGAAATTATTTTTATTGATGACGGAAGTACAGATGGCACGTGGGATCAGATCAAAAAAGCTGCTGAGGCAAATCCTTCCGTTAAAGGGTTAAAATTCAATCGCAACTTTGGGAAATCTGCTGCATTGCACATGGGATTCAAGGCGGCACAGGGCGAAGTAGTCATCACGATGGATGCGGATCTGCAAGACAGCCCAGATGAAATACCGGAACTTTACAAATTAATCAAGGAGCAGAAATTTCAGTTGGTCAGTGGCTGGAAAAAGAAACGGCATGATCCGATTACCAAAACGCTTCCTTCGCGGTTTTTCAACTATGTGACCCGGAGAATTTCAGGAATAAAACTCCATGATTTTAATTGTGGTTTGAAAGCTTACGAGTCTGAAGTAGTGAAGAATATTACGGTGTATGGCGAGATGCATCGCTACATACCGGTGCTGGCCAAGTGGGCTGGGTTCACACGAATTACGGAGAAGGTGGTGGAGCATCGGGAACGCAAATATGGCTATAGTAAATTCGGTTGGGAACGCTTTGTTAGAGGTTTCCTGGATTTACTCACGATTACGTTCGTTGGTCGTTTTGCCAAAAGGCCAATGCATTTTTTTGGAGCCTGGGGAATAGTTTCTTTTTTGTTAGGATTTGCCTTTACTATAAAAATTCTGTGGGATAAAATGGATTCTGTATTCATATCCAAAATTCCGCTCAAGCGGGATGTAACAGAACAACCAATCTTCTACCTGGCGTTAGTTGCTGTGGTGATCGGTGTGCAGCTTTTTCTTGTCGGGTTCTTAGCTGAACTGCTGGCAAGTCAATCAGTATCTAAGAAAGATTACCTGGTTATTGAGAAGGTCTGA
- the metE gene encoding 5-methyltetrahydropteroyltriglutamate--homocysteine methyltransferase translates to MQTHNLGYPRIGSHRELKKASEQFWSGKITVEALIKTGSEIRKHNWQFQKDAGIDLIPSNDFSFYDQVLDTSFMVGAIPERYHDVILDKKNSELDLYFAMARGYQKDGLDITAMEMTKWFDTNYHYIVPEFTRDQKFRLFSDKVVIEYAEAKMNGFSTKPVIVGPVSYLLLGKEKENGFDRIDLIKNLLPVYIDVLKKLEKQNVEWVQFDEPFLVMDLEDKVREAFSYVYSTLKKEFPSIKIMVATYFDGLRNNLDTATALPVSALHVDLVRCPQQLDEVLKALSKNMKLSLGVVEGRNVWKNDFHQSLELINRAVDKIGSDRVFIAPSCSLLHSPCDLELEESENLSDEIKQWLSFAKQKIAEVVSLKQLASPEESKLAMPKLAANQLAIESRRVSKKIHNDLIKKRVGSITDADAKRTSVFAIRKKKQHEALRLPMFPTTTIGSFPQTTEVRAARAKLKKGDITEGQYDTFIRRETESAIRWQEEIDIDVLVHGEFERNDMVEYFGEQMSGFVFTQNGWVQSYGSRCVKPPIIYGDVSRPEPMTVEWSAYAQSLTKKLVKGMLTGPVTILQWSFVRNDQPRSQTCAQIALAIRDEVIDLEKAGIRVIQIDEPAIREGLPLRKSDWQEYLQWAVRSFRISSSGVKDETQIHTHMCYSEFNDIIENIAAMDADVITIECSRSQMELLDAFADFKYPNEIGPGVYDIHSPRVPSKTEMVSLMEKAVAVVPADQLWVNPDCGLKTRHWDETKKALIEMVAAARELRESIKEPSII, encoded by the coding sequence ATGCAAACGCACAATCTTGGCTACCCGCGCATTGGTAGTCATCGAGAACTCAAGAAGGCCAGCGAGCAATTTTGGTCAGGAAAAATCACGGTCGAAGCCCTGATAAAAACAGGAAGTGAAATCCGAAAGCACAACTGGCAATTTCAAAAGGATGCCGGCATAGACCTGATCCCATCCAATGATTTTTCATTCTACGACCAGGTACTCGACACCTCTTTCATGGTTGGTGCAATACCAGAACGTTACCATGATGTAATCCTTGACAAAAAGAATTCAGAACTCGATCTCTATTTTGCTATGGCACGCGGATATCAAAAGGACGGTCTTGATATCACCGCCATGGAGATGACGAAGTGGTTCGATACCAACTACCACTACATTGTGCCTGAGTTTACGAGAGATCAGAAGTTCAGATTGTTCTCAGATAAGGTGGTGATTGAGTATGCAGAAGCAAAAATGAATGGATTCAGTACCAAGCCGGTCATCGTAGGGCCAGTGTCCTATTTGTTGCTTGGCAAGGAAAAGGAAAACGGCTTTGACCGGATTGACCTGATCAAAAATCTGCTGCCTGTTTACATCGATGTGTTGAAGAAACTCGAAAAACAAAATGTAGAATGGGTGCAGTTTGATGAGCCGTTCCTGGTGATGGATTTAGAAGACAAGGTCAGGGAAGCATTCAGTTATGTCTATTCAACTTTAAAAAAGGAATTCCCTTCCATCAAAATAATGGTGGCGACTTATTTCGATGGACTTAGGAATAACCTGGATACGGCCACAGCTTTGCCAGTTTCAGCACTCCACGTTGACCTGGTTCGTTGCCCGCAGCAATTGGATGAAGTATTGAAAGCCCTTTCTAAAAACATGAAGCTTTCATTGGGCGTAGTGGAGGGAAGAAATGTATGGAAAAATGACTTTCATCAATCCCTGGAGTTGATCAACCGGGCTGTAGATAAAATCGGTTCGGATCGCGTATTCATTGCACCCTCTTGTTCATTGCTGCACTCCCCATGCGACCTTGAACTGGAGGAAAGCGAAAACCTGAGCGATGAAATAAAACAATGGCTCTCCTTTGCAAAACAAAAAATTGCAGAGGTGGTTTCACTGAAACAACTCGCCTCACCGGAAGAGAGCAAACTGGCCATGCCCAAATTAGCGGCAAACCAACTGGCAATCGAAAGCCGGAGAGTGTCGAAGAAGATCCATAATGATTTAATAAAAAAACGAGTTGGATCGATCACCGATGCTGATGCGAAAAGGACAAGTGTTTTTGCCATTCGGAAAAAGAAACAACATGAAGCTCTTCGCCTCCCGATGTTTCCGACAACGACCATCGGTTCGTTTCCTCAAACCACCGAGGTACGCGCAGCTAGGGCGAAATTGAAGAAAGGTGATATTACCGAAGGGCAGTATGACACTTTCATCAGGCGTGAAACTGAAAGCGCCATTCGTTGGCAGGAAGAAATTGATATTGATGTTCTGGTACACGGAGAGTTTGAGCGCAACGACATGGTGGAATATTTCGGTGAACAAATGAGTGGATTTGTTTTTACACAAAACGGGTGGGTTCAGAGTTATGGAAGCCGGTGTGTTAAACCTCCGATTATTTACGGAGACGTTTCACGTCCGGAACCAATGACAGTCGAATGGTCAGCGTATGCGCAGTCATTGACAAAAAAACTGGTGAAGGGAATGCTCACCGGGCCTGTAACGATTCTTCAGTGGTCTTTTGTGCGCAATGACCAGCCACGTTCTCAGACTTGCGCCCAGATAGCCCTGGCGATCCGCGATGAAGTAATTGATCTTGAGAAAGCAGGTATTCGCGTCATTCAAATTGATGAACCTGCTATCCGGGAAGGTTTGCCGTTGCGAAAATCAGACTGGCAGGAATATTTGCAGTGGGCAGTAAGATCGTTCCGGATTTCAAGCAGTGGAGTGAAAGATGAAACACAAATTCACACACACATGTGCTACTCGGAATTCAACGACATCATCGAGAACATTGCCGCAATGGATGCAGATGTGATAACCATAGAATGTTCCAGATCTCAAATGGAGTTGTTGGATGCGTTTGCCGACTTCAAGTATCCGAATGAGATCGGACCCGGTGTTTATGATATTCATTCACCCCGTGTACCATCGAAAACCGAGATGGTGAGTTTGATGGAGAAAGCAGTAGCGGTTGTCCCTGCAGATCAGCTTTGGGTCAATCCGGATTGCGGTCTCAAGACTCGTCATTGGGATGAAACAAAGAAGGCGCTGATTGAAATGGTGGCAGCTGCCCGCGAACTCCGTGAATCGATCAAGGAACCATCGATTATTTAA
- the miaA1 gene encoding tRNA dimethylallyltransferase 1, with product MSSATKRLIVIVGPTAVGKTAAAISVAEKLGTEIVSADSRQVFKELNIGTAKPSTDELRKVVHHFISNKSIHDDFDAGKYGREALALIKSLFTRFEHLVMVGGSGLYIKAALEGFDDMPEVRQGLREEITKEFLDKGLSWLQEQVEKADPDYFSSVDKQNPQRLMRALELLRSTDKSMGDLRVKKKMEHPFEVIKIGLNVSREELYRRIDTRMDDMIETGLFDEAKSFYEFRELNALQTVGYREIFDYLDQQYDYEEAVRLLKRNSRRYAKRQLTWFQRDNEVNWFETEGGIIRWLEQTHGL from the coding sequence TTGAGTTCTGCCACGAAGAGATTAATTGTAATTGTAGGGCCAACGGCTGTTGGAAAAACGGCTGCCGCCATCTCCGTTGCCGAAAAACTGGGTACTGAAATCGTTTCGGCTGATTCCCGGCAGGTTTTCAAGGAATTGAATATCGGAACGGCTAAGCCTTCTACTGATGAATTAAGAAAAGTGGTTCACCATTTTATCAGCAATAAATCAATACATGATGACTTTGATGCCGGAAAATACGGTAGGGAGGCTCTTGCTTTAATTAAAAGCCTGTTCACGAGGTTTGAACATCTGGTCATGGTGGGCGGCTCCGGGCTTTATATCAAAGCAGCACTTGAAGGTTTTGACGACATGCCAGAAGTACGGCAAGGCCTTCGTGAGGAAATCACTAAAGAGTTTCTTGACAAAGGATTGAGTTGGTTGCAAGAGCAGGTCGAAAAAGCTGACCCTGATTATTTTTCTTCAGTCGATAAGCAAAATCCTCAGCGGTTAATGCGCGCACTTGAGCTTCTACGATCCACAGATAAATCAATGGGCGACCTTCGGGTGAAAAAGAAAATGGAACATCCTTTCGAGGTTATCAAGATTGGTCTGAATGTGTCGCGGGAAGAGCTATACAGACGGATAGACACCCGGATGGATGATATGATTGAGACCGGTTTGTTTGATGAAGCCAAGTCTTTCTATGAATTCAGAGAGCTGAACGCTCTTCAAACCGTTGGATACCGTGAAATTTTTGATTACCTCGACCAACAATACGATTACGAAGAAGCGGTTCGTTTATTAAAAAGGAACTCCAGGAGATATGCCAAGCGACAGCTTACCTGGTTTCAACGGGATAATGAAGTAAACTGGTTTGAAACAGAAGGGGGAATAATCCGGTGGCTGGAACAAACCCACGGGCTCTAG